From Panicum hallii strain FIL2 chromosome 2, PHallii_v3.1, whole genome shotgun sequence, a single genomic window includes:
- the LOC112883597 gene encoding dnaJ homolog subfamily C member 16 — translation MAMEIPAEVRRYWLPILLFTAGFLFQLLVLPRHFPPTHYDVLGIERFAPVERVVEAYERLSKEWLSETNHQPTVDIIKIRYAYELLKNPILKRDYDQYGLDEHMDVLERVKEQYQKEHFLKIDLPLLKDSVVSLTDDAFNVLTHESFMSAIAEEYPLIILVYSKGSPRCAQFIEYWKQISARLDGIAKTAMVEVGDSHLAGHFAKKGFSKQPFFRNGVPAIVAYPANCRSPSCYMRYLGGLFVDSVVDWVATSVVGLPRILYYSKEALGPQFIGKSGHHKVKVIFFSSTGERAAPFLRQAAQEYSSYASFAFVLWREDESQIWWNSLGVESAPALVFLKGPGTKPVVHHGTFSKSEFTEMMEEHKHHELRQLRSDTSLELGCDARGHSRAGNDAAIWYCVIVAGRPGVELSKKRQILRKAQDQLIGDVDRSAIGNVANSVEISSAATALEDERLTFVWLDGEVQKQICAFYLATDYSGACGPRGFEDDNDKPEIFIVRFQRNATYEALKAEKKNNLMEALQGQQTDASQLVARYKGPDEIQEINRWISQIIKDGDSREIPYFTSKVPDLVPEETSKEWLRSTKSIRSAGKSLKENIGFNFQDYLTDPRIGSTLLMCGCISFGIIWLRNNKPTHSTQQEKAPKDKTKRPRPKLSTSLFGQPESIADVEPKDARQWEMSDSDSD, via the exons ATGGCGATGGAGATTCCGGCGGAGGTGCGCCGCTACTGGCTGCCGATCCTCCTCTTCACCGCTGGTTTCCTCTTCCAGCTTCTCGTCCTGCCCCGCCACTTTCCGCCCACCCACTACGACG TGCTGGGAATCGAGAGGTTTGCGCCGGTGGAGCGGGTGGTCGAGGCCTACGAGCGGCTATCCAAGGAGTG GTTATCTGAAACGAATCACCAACCAACTGTTGATATTATAAAG ATCCGTTATGCATACGAGCTGTTGAAAAATCCAATTTTAAAGAGGGATTATGATCAGTATGGACTGGATGAGCATATG GATGTCCTTGAGAGAGTCAAAGAGCAGTATCAAAAGGAGCACTTTCTGAAAATAGATCTCCCATTGTTAAAAGACTCTGTAGTTA GTTTGACTGATGATGCCTTCAATGTACTCACACATGAGTCATTCATGTCTGCTATTGCTGAAGAATACCCATTAATTATACTG GTATATTCAAAGGGTAGTCCTCGGTGTGCTCAATTTATTGAGTACTGGAAGCAAATTA GTGCTCGATTGGATGGTATCGCCAAAACTGCTATGGTAGAAGTTGGTGATTCACACCTGGCTGGTCATTTTGCCAAAAAGGGGTTCTCCAAACAGCCATTTTTCCGTAATG GTGTACCAGCAATTGTTGCATACCCTGCTAACTGCAGAAGTCCATCCTGTTACATGAG GTACCTAGGTGGGCTCTTTGTGGATTCTGTTGTTGACTGGGTTGCAACATCAGTTGTAGGGTTACCTCGGATCTTGTACTATTCAAAGGAGGCATTG GGGCCCCAATTCATTGGGAAGAGCGGCCATCATAAG GTTAAAGTTATCTTTTTCTCAAGTACTGGAGAACGTGCTGCTCCATTCCTTCGACAAGCTGCCCAAGAGTATTCGAGCTATGCATCATTTGCATTTGTCCTATGGAGAGAAGATGAGTCCCAGATTTGGTGGAACTC GTTAGGGGTGGAATCGGCTCCTGCACTTGTTTTCTTGAAGGGACCAGGCACAAAGCCTGTTGTACACCATG GAACTTTTAGCAAGTCAGAGTTCACAGAGATGATGGAGGAGCACAAACACCATG AGCTGCGGCAGCTAAGAAGTGACACATCTTTGGAACTGGGTTGTGATGCTAGAGGCCATTCACGTGCTGGCAATGATGCAGCAATTTGGTATTGTGTAATTGTCGCTGGTCGTCCTGGTGTAGAATTAAGTAAAAAAAGACAA ATTTTGCGTAAGGCCCAAGACCAACTGATAGGTGATGTTGACAGAAGTGCTATTGGGAATGTGGCTAATTCAGTAGAGATATCAAGTGCTGCTACTGCCTTGGAAGATGAACGGTTGACCTTTGTTTGGTTAGATGGAGAAGTGCAGAAG CAAATTTGTGCCTTCTACCTTGCCACTGATTATAGTGGAGCCTGTGGTCCTAGAGGCTTTGAAGATGACAATGATAAACCTGAAATTTTCATTGTTCGATTCCAAAGAAATGCAACATATGAGGCACTGAAAGCTGAAAAAAAGAACAATCTTATGGAGGCTCTCCAGGGACAGCAGACTGATGCCTCCCAGCTAGTGGCAAGGTACAAGGGACCAGATGAAATTCAAGAG ATAAACAGGTGGATCTCTCAGATTATCAAAGATGGAGATTCTAGAGAAATTCCTTACTTT ACTTCAAAGGTGCCGGATCTTGTACCTGAGGAAACAAGCAAGGAATGGCTAAGGAGTACCAAAAGTATCCGCTCTGCAGGGAAAAGTCTAAAAGAGAACATTGGCTTCAATTTCCAAGATTACCTAACTGACCCAAGGATTGGTTCAACTTTGCTTATGTGCGGATGTATTTCTTTTGGAATAATATGGCTCAGGAACAACAAACCAACTCATAGTACTCAACAG GAAAAAGCTCCGAAAGACAAGACCAAGAGGCCTCGTCCAAAGCTTAGCACGTCGCTCTTTGGTCAGCCTGAATCTATCGCAGACGTTGAACCAAAAGATGCCCGTCAGTGGGAGATGTCAGACTCAGATTCAGACTAA
- the LOC112883599 gene encoding exosome complex component RRP41-like produces MSAQAGAGTYSPAAAAGDKRREKREELRRHLAEDADWPRADGRSFHDCRPAFMQTGPTTAASGSAYAEFGKTKVIVSVFGPRESKKAMMYSDVGRLNCNVSYTTFATPVRGQGADNKEYSSMLHKALEGAVMLHTFPKTTVDVFALVLESGGSDLPIIISCASLALADAGIMMYDLVTSVSVSCFGKNIIIDPMSDEEAWQDGSLMVAFMPARKEITQLTLTGEWSDGRITNAVELCMDACSKLGDILRDRLKDTATLTSE; encoded by the exons ATGTCGGCGCAGGCGGGGGCAGGGACGTACTccccggcggctgcggcgggggACAAGCGGCGGGAGAAGAGGGAGGAGCTGCGGCGCCACCTCGCCGAGGATGCCGACTGGCCCCGCGCCGACGGACGCTCCTTCCACGACTGCCGGCCAGCGT TTATGCAAACAGGGCCAACTACGGCTGCATCAGGGTCTGCTTATGCGGAATTTGGGAAGACAAAGGTCATTGTATCAGT GTTCGGGCCAAGAGAAAGTAAGAAAGCAATGATGTATAGCGATGTCGGTAGGCTCAATTGCAATGTGAGCTATACAACATTTGCCACTCCAGTGCGTGGACAG GGTGCAGACAACAAAGAGTACTCATCAATGCTTCATAAAGCTTTGGAAGGCGCAGTAATGCTACACACTTTTCCAAAGACCACTGTTGATGTTTTTGCCTTGGTTCTTGAGTCTGGTGGCA GTGATCTACCCATCATCATATCATGTGCTAGTCTTGCACTAGCAGATGCTGGAATCATGATGTACGACCTTGTTACATCTGTATCCGTG TCTTGTTTTGGAAAGAACATCATCATCGATCCAATGTCAGATGAGGAAGCATGGCAAGATGGAAGCCTCATGGTAGCTTTCATGCCAGCCCGCAAGGAGATCACCCAACTCACACTGACTGGAGAATGGAGTGATGGCAGAATCACCAAT GCGGTAGAGCTCTGCATGGATGCTTGCAGTAAGCTTGGTGACATACTGCGCGACCGCTTGAAGGATACTGCCACCTTGACGAGCGAATGA
- the LOC112881733 gene encoding calmodulin-like protein 5 — MQADATMQVTFLPVLPAKAVAPRNIPTPLALPRGSYKARLPPPPFLQQEPRRTIAASCSIRSKGSLRSTSSTLQTDHRAIKLEDLSMAERNATVRPLLRRMLSFREPLLLIPYLLTFLGAAASAFVRSHSSLLHALARSLVPSKCAYSASPASGDLPAPRRDGDEAEEEEAAAAEDAALSKEEVEAIMGAIGLAASGRGEGLAAAMGRDEVSRLFDAEEPSFAEVRSAFAVFDGDRDGFIGAADLQGALARLGVREDAAACRAMIAAAGGGRDGRMSLFQFVGFLENGLC, encoded by the coding sequence ATGCAAGCCGACGCCACCATGCAAGTCACCTTCCTCCCCGTCCTCCCCGCCAAAGCTGTCGCACCTCGCAATATTCCTACCCCCCTTGCCCTCCCCCGCGGGTCATATAAAGCTCGCCTCCCTCCCCCACCGTTCCTCCAACAAGAACCCCGACGCACCATCGCAGCAAGCTGTAGCATTCGGAGCAAAGGCTCCCTTCGTTCCACCTCGTCTACACTACAGACCGACCACAGAGCAATTAAGCTCGAAGATCTATCGATGGCTGAGAGGAACGCGACGGTGCGGCCGCTCCTGCGCCGGATGCTCTCCTTCCGGGAGCCGCTCCTGCTCATCCCGTACCTGCTCACCTTCCTCGGCGCCGCGGCGTCGGCGTTCGTGCGGAGCCACTCCTCGCTGCTGCACGCTCTCGCGAGGTCGCTCGTCCCGTCCAAGTGCGCGTACAGCGCCTCGCCTGCTAGCGGCGAcctgcccgcgccgcgccgcgacggcgacgaagccgaggaggaggaggcggcggcggcggaggacgcCGCGCTGAGCAAGGAGGAGGTGGAAGCGATCATGGGCGCGATCGGCCTCGCGGCGTCCGGGCGCGGCGAGGGCCTCGCGGCCGCCATGGGCCGGGACGAGGTGTCCCGGCTGTTCGACGCCGAGGAGCCGAGCTTCGCGGAGGTGCGGAGCGCCTTCGCGGTGTTCGACGGCGACCGCGACGGGTTCATCGGCGCGGCCGACCTGCAGGGCGCGCTGGCGAGGCTCGGCGTGCGGGAGGACgccgccgcgtgccgcgccatgatcgccgcggccggcggcggcagggacgGCCGGATGAGCCTCTTCCAGTTCGTCGGCTTCCTCGAGAACGGCTTGTGTTGA
- the LOC112883598 gene encoding RNA-binding protein CP29B, chloroplastic-like, which translates to MAAALFSTSISPAFLALSSPKPAATAASAFLPFRLPLRSVSAPGRRVFEPVAVAVSSEYETEGAEQEEEGAEEFSEDLKLFVGNLPFSVDSAQLAGLFEQAGSVEMVEVVYDRMTGRSRGFGFVTMSSAEEAGAAVEQFNGYTFQGRPLRVNSGPPPPRDDSAPRALRGGGGGGSFADSANKVYVGNLAWGVDNSTLENLFSEQGQVLDAKVIYDRESGRSRGFGFVTYGSSEEVNNAISNLDGIDLDGRQIRVTVAESKPRRQF; encoded by the exons ATGGCCGCCGCTCTCTTCTCCACCTCCATCTCACCCGCCTTCCTCGCCCTATCCTCCCCGAAGCCCGCCGCAACCGCGGCCTCCGCCTTCCTCCCCTTCAGGCTGCCGCTGCGCTCTGTGTCGGCGCCGGGGAGGCGGGTGTTCGAGCCCGTGGCCGTCGCGGTGTCGTCGGAGTACGAGACCGAGGGCgcggagcaggaggaggagggagccgAGGAGTTCTCTGAGGACCTGAAGCTGTTCGTCGGAAACCTGCCGTTCAGCGTCGACAGCGCACAGCTCGCCGGGCTCTTTGAGCAGGCCGGCTCCGTCGAGATGGTCGAG GTTGTATATGATAGAATGACTGGACGAAGCCGTGGATTTGGATTCGTGACAATGTCCTCAGCTGAAGAAGCCGGAGCCGCTGTTGAGCAATTCAATGGTTAT ACATTTCAAGGAAGACCACTGAGGGTGAACTCCGGGCCACCACCGCCTAGAGATGACTCCGCACCAAGAGCACtgagaggcggcggtggcggtggaagCTTTGCAGATTCAGCAAACAAAGTCTATGTGGGGAATCTCGCATGGGGTGTCGACAACTCGACGCTTGAGAACTTGTTCAGTGAGCAAGGGCAGGTGCTTGATGCTAAGGTCATCTACGATAGGGAGAGCGGCAGGTCAAGGGGATTTGGTTTTGTCACCTATGGTTCCTCTGAGGAGGTCAACAATGCTATATCAAACCTCGATGGCATT GACTTGGATGGCAGACAGATCCGAGTCACGGTTGCGGAATCAAAGCCGAGGCGTCAATTTTGA
- the LOC112880637 gene encoding integrin-linked protein kinase 1, whose product MSGAEEAAAGGGGSGGGSSGAGSSGGGSGGGAARRRFDDKGLVARTSLILWHTHQNDVGAVRKLLEEDAALVNARDYDSRTPLHVAALHGWHDVAECLIANGADVNAQDRWQNTPLADAEGAKRQAMIELLKEHGGLTYGKTGSHFEPKTIPPPLTNKADWEINPLELDFTKAVVIGKGSFGEILKANWRGTPIAVKRILPSLSDDRLVIQDFKHEVNLLIKLRHPNVVQFLGAVTETKPLMLVTEFLRGGDLHQYLKEKGALSPLAAINFALDIARGMAYLHNEPNVVIHRDLKPRNILLVNSAANHLKVGDFGLSKIIKAQHASDVYKMTGETGSYRYMAPEVFKHRKYDKKVDIFSFAMILYEMLEGDPPFSNYEPYEAAKYVAEGHRPVFRKGHTNELKDLVELCWSGDVSLRPSFLEILKRLEKLKEHFSHENHWHLFQ is encoded by the exons ATGAGCGGGgcggaggaggccgcggcggggggAGGAGGGTCCGGCGGGGGCAGCAGCGGCGCGGGGTCGTCGGGGGGCGGgagcgggggcggggccgcgcgGCGGAGGTTCGACGACAAGGGCCTCGTCGCGCGCACCTCGCTCATCCTCTGGCACACGCACCAGAACGACGTCGGCGCCGTGCGCAAGCTGCTCGAGGAGGACGCCGCGCTCGTCAACGCCCGCGACTACGACAGCCGCACGCCGCTCCACGTCGCCGCGCTCCACGGCTGGCACGACGTCGCCGAGTGCCTCATCGCCAACGGCGCCGACGTCAACGCGCAGGATCGCTGGCAGAACACG CCACTAGCTGATGCGGAGGGTGCAAAGAGGCAGGCCATGATTGAGCTGCTCAAGGAGCATGGTGGATTGACATAT GGGAAAACTGGAAGCCATTTTGAACCAAAGACAATTCCGCCACCTCTAACAAACAAGGCTGACTGGGAGATTAACCCACTTGAATTGGACTTCACAAAAGCAGTTGTGATCGGAAAG GGCTCTTTCGGTGAAATTCTGAAAGCAAATTGGCGAGGAACACCTATTGCTGTCAAGCGCATTCTTCCATCCCTATCTGATGACAGGCTGGTGAT CCAAGATTTTAAGCATGAAGTCAACTTGCTAATAAAGCTGAGACATCCAAATGTTGTCCAGTTCCTTGGAGCAGTCACAGAAACCAAGCCTCTAATGCTAGTTACCGAGTTTCTACGAGGA GGTGATCTTCATCAATATCTGAAGGAGAAAGGTGCACTCAGCCCACTTGCCGCTATTAATTTTGCACTAGACATTGCAAG GGGAATGGCATATCTTCATAATGAGCCTAATGTTGTGATTCACCGAGACTTAAAACCAAG AAACATTCTTCTGGTGAATTCTGCTGCCAACCATTTGAAGGTTGGAGATTTTGGTCTTAGCAAGATCATCAAAGCTCAGCATGCCAGTGATGTATACAAGATGACTGGAGAAACGGGAAGCT ACCGCTACATGGCCCCTGAAGTTTTCAAGCACCGGAAATATGACAAGAAAGTTGATATCTTCTCTTTTGCCATGATACTATATGAG ATGCTGGAAGGCGATCCACCTTTCTCCAACTACGAACCTTATGAGGCTGCTAAGTATGTTGCAGAAGGGCATCGCCCAGTTTTCCGTAAAGGACATACTAATGAACTGAAGGA TTTGGTTGAGCTATGTTGGTCTGGGGATGTCAGCCTGAGACCATCTTTCTTGGAGATCCTCAAGAGGCTTGAGAAGCTCAAGGAGCACTTTTCACACGAGAACCACTGGCATTTGTTCCAGTAG
- the LOC112880638 gene encoding transmembrane emp24 domain-containing protein p24delta9-like, producing MAPRRSGSPASRWLRPSALLLLVAFALLSAARPARALRFDLESGHTKCISDEIKVNSMAVGKYHVVGPDPNFPDAQLPESHRISLRVTSPYGNSMHYAENVQSGHFAFTATEAGDYLACFWAPDHKPPVTIGFEFDWRSGVSAKDWPSVAKKGKVDMMELELKKLEETIKNIHEEMFYLREREEEMQDLNRRTNSRMAWLGFLSLGICLSVAGLQLWHLKTFFERKKLL from the exons ATGGCCCCGCGGCGCTCCGGATCCCCCGCCTCCAGGTGGCTGCGCCCGTCCGCGCTGCTTCTCCTGGTCGCCTTCGCGCTCCTCTCGGCCGCACGGCCGGCGCGTGCCCTCCGGTTCGACCTCGAGTCCGGCCACACCAAGTGCATCTCCGATGAGATCAAGGTCAACTCCATGGCCGTCGGCAAGTACCACGTCGTCGGGCCCGACCCCAACTTCCCCGACGCCCAGCTCCCCGAATCGCACCGCATCTCCCTCAGG GTGACGTCGCCGTACGGGAACAGCATGCACTACGCGGAGAACGTGCAGTCCGGGCACTTCGCCTTcacggcgacggaggccggcgacTACCTAGCCTGCTTCTGGGCTCCCGACCACAAGCCGCCGGTCACCATCGGCTTCGAGTTTGACTGGAGGAGCGGCGTCTCTGCTAAGGACTGGCCCAGCGTCGCCAAGAAGGGCAAGGTCGAT ATGATGGAATTAGAGCTGAAGAAGCTGGAGGAAACCATCAAAAATATACATGAAGAAATGTTTTATCTCCGTGAAAG GGAGGAGGAAATGCAGGACCTGAACAGGCGAACAAACTCAAGGATGGCTTGGCTCGGGTTCCTCTCGCTTGGCATCTGCTTATCAGTGGCGGGCTTGCAGCTGTGGCATCTGAAGACTTTCTTCGAGAGAAAGAAGCTGCTGTAG